One window of the Deltaproteobacteria bacterium genome contains the following:
- a CDS encoding GAF domain-containing protein has protein sequence MVGDEKKLWDQIARTALDAFGDVAVVTRVVRNEGVIAVVAVCHRDPVRDESAQRVLGERFRRGQGIPGRVWESERGILLVDVDSAALAEIGPPSSRNYVREVGLQSTMLVPLRQAGKVVGTLGVARDLGRPPYSEDDFERLAAMAVLAP, from the coding sequence GTGGTCGGCGACGAAAAAAAACTTTGGGACCAAATCGCTCGAACTGCGCTCGACGCGTTCGGCGACGTGGCCGTCGTCACCCGAGTCGTCCGTAACGAGGGCGTCATTGCCGTCGTCGCCGTGTGCCATCGCGACCCTGTCCGCGACGAGTCGGCGCAGCGCGTGCTCGGTGAGCGGTTCCGTCGCGGCCAGGGGATTCCAGGCCGAGTCTGGGAGTCGGAACGTGGAATTCTGCTCGTCGATGTCGACAGCGCAGCGCTGGCAGAAATTGGCCCCCCGTCTTCGCGCAACTACGTCCGCGAAGTCGGACTCCAGTCAACGATGCTCGTACCACTGAGGCAGGCAGGCAAGGTGGTCGGCACCCTCGGAGTAGCGAGAGACCTGGGTAGGCCTCCGTACTCCGAGGACGATTTCGAGCGCCTGGCAGCGATGGCTGTCCTCGCACCGTAG
- a CDS encoding AI-2E family transporter: protein MRAAAIQARGILAVAALVVVISGLKAAASWVLPSLLGLLAAIFSLPVLRWLQERRLPRVLAVVATAVFNLGWVFVLLGVVGSSIAKFVAEAPKYQARFQALTSGLIATLNAKGIDVDKSLVTAVQPRSLVSFLESLIADVGSLLSQGAVIFLVMFFFLLEADLTESKAAYLASRGDPNRMDGMRKVFDRLQSYLGFKTAMGLIDGILTAAFTAVMGVEFAPLWGLLTFVFYFVPNVGSLLSTIPPVLVALLQVGPGRALGLLVGYVILHTVLNTFIEPRVVGKSFGVSPLATFLAVPFFGWMWGPVGMLLAVPLLMVIQIVCDTIPAERWVAVLLSSEPPEATTEKLRRPTKPRGPTAPSGPPPMPVHH, encoded by the coding sequence ATGCGAGCAGCGGCCATTCAGGCACGGGGGATTCTCGCCGTGGCGGCGCTGGTGGTGGTCATTTCTGGGCTCAAGGCGGCCGCGTCGTGGGTCCTGCCCTCATTGCTTGGGCTGCTGGCGGCGATCTTCAGCTTGCCGGTCCTGCGCTGGCTCCAGGAGCGGCGCCTGCCGCGCGTCCTGGCGGTGGTGGCGACGGCGGTGTTCAACCTGGGTTGGGTTTTCGTTCTTCTGGGCGTTGTCGGCAGCTCAATCGCCAAATTCGTCGCGGAGGCGCCCAAGTACCAGGCCCGCTTCCAGGCACTGACCTCCGGCCTGATCGCAACGCTGAACGCAAAGGGGATCGACGTCGACAAGTCCCTGGTGACCGCCGTGCAGCCGCGAAGCCTGGTCTCCTTTCTGGAGAGCCTGATTGCGGACGTCGGCAGCCTCCTCTCTCAAGGGGCCGTCATCTTCCTCGTCATGTTCTTCTTTCTGCTCGAGGCCGACCTGACGGAGTCCAAGGCGGCGTATCTCGCCTCGCGCGGCGATCCCAACCGCATGGACGGCATGCGAAAGGTCTTCGATCGACTGCAAAGCTACCTGGGCTTCAAGACGGCCATGGGACTCATCGACGGCATTCTCACCGCTGCTTTCACGGCGGTGATGGGGGTCGAGTTCGCCCCGTTGTGGGGATTGCTCACCTTCGTCTTCTACTTTGTGCCGAACGTGGGATCGCTCCTATCCACGATTCCGCCGGTGCTCGTGGCGTTGCTCCAGGTTGGTCCGGGGCGCGCCCTGGGGCTGCTCGTGGGCTATGTAATCCTGCACACGGTGCTGAACACCTTCATCGAGCCCCGGGTGGTCGGGAAGAGCTTCGGCGTCTCGCCGCTGGCCACGTTCCTGGCCGTGCCGTTCTTCGGGTGGATGTGGGGCCCCGTGGGGATGCTGCTGGCGGTGCCGCTGCTCATGGTGATTCAGATCGTCTGCGACACCATTCCCGCAGAGCGTTGGGTGGCCGTCCTGCTCAGCTCGGAGCCCCCCGAGGCGACGACCGAGAAGCTGAGAAGGCCGACGAAGCCCAGGGGGCCTACGGCACCCTCGGGGCCACCGCCCATGCCCGTCCACCACTGA
- a CDS encoding glycoside hydrolase family 15 protein produces the protein MDEQALPSGSPRRWGLKPTSVERRQARIEDHGLIGNMRSAALVTRDGSIDWLCLPDFDSDACFAALLGTAENGFWRIAPSAPPREIWRRYRRDTLILETDFIVDGGMLRLIDFMPPGQEHPQIVRTLECLSGGVQVRFELKPRFAFGRAVPRLSEEQDFTQAVAGPDALYLRAGSDARPPRFELDFTMTAGERRSFILTYGRSYEPPPGGVDPWQSERKTESYWTGWCAQIRPPPQYREEVVRSLITLKACTFAPTGGIVAAPTTSLPETPGGVRNWDYRFTWLRDSVLALSAFMVAGLEEEAKAFWHWSARAIAGEPSQTQIMYGIRGERRLSEAELDWFTGYGGARPVRIGNAAYEQFQLDVIGEVVDTVRFAASVLGPSIYDPQHTLRAALGIGEFLRTGWQKPDRGIWEMRGPERSFTASKVAAWRAVDGCIEVIERLDPKEPIGHLRKLRQEIVDEVCSKGYSEGLNTFTQFYGSTDVDASLLIIPITGFLPVHDSRVVGTVAAIERDLLQDGLVLRFRPVGDVDGLTGEEGTFLACSFWLADAYELMGRHDDAVRLFERVASLANDLGLLSEEYDPRGQRQLGNFPQAFSHFELVRSAYLVSTGSLTGRRTVH, from the coding sequence ATGGACGAACAAGCCCTTCCTTCTGGCTCGCCGAGGCGCTGGGGGCTAAAGCCCACGAGCGTCGAGCGGCGCCAGGCTCGCATCGAGGACCACGGCCTGATCGGGAACATGCGGTCGGCAGCGCTGGTGACGCGCGACGGGTCGATCGACTGGCTCTGCTTGCCGGACTTCGACTCGGACGCTTGCTTCGCGGCGCTGCTCGGCACCGCCGAAAACGGATTCTGGCGGATCGCCCCCAGCGCGCCCCCGCGTGAGATCTGGCGGCGCTATCGCCGAGACACGTTGATCCTGGAGACAGACTTCATCGTCGATGGAGGGATGCTCCGGCTCATCGACTTCATGCCACCCGGACAAGAGCACCCGCAGATCGTGCGCACTCTCGAGTGCTTGTCCGGAGGCGTGCAAGTCCGCTTCGAGCTCAAGCCGCGCTTTGCCTTCGGCCGAGCCGTCCCGCGGCTGAGCGAGGAACAGGATTTCACCCAGGCCGTTGCGGGCCCGGACGCGCTCTACCTACGCGCGGGTTCCGACGCCAGGCCGCCGCGCTTCGAGCTCGACTTCACGATGACCGCTGGCGAGCGTCGCTCGTTCATTCTCACGTATGGCCGCTCCTACGAGCCGCCGCCGGGTGGCGTCGATCCTTGGCAGTCCGAGCGAAAGACGGAGAGCTATTGGACCGGGTGGTGCGCCCAGATCAGGCCGCCACCGCAGTACCGCGAGGAGGTCGTCCGCTCGCTCATCACCCTCAAGGCCTGCACCTTCGCGCCGACGGGAGGCATCGTGGCGGCGCCCACCACGTCCTTGCCGGAGACGCCGGGTGGCGTTCGGAATTGGGACTATCGCTTCACGTGGCTGCGCGACTCGGTGCTGGCCCTCAGTGCCTTCATGGTCGCCGGCCTCGAGGAGGAGGCCAAAGCGTTCTGGCACTGGAGCGCGCGGGCCATCGCAGGCGAGCCGTCGCAGACCCAGATCATGTACGGCATCCGGGGCGAGCGGCGCCTCTCGGAGGCCGAGCTCGATTGGTTCACTGGCTACGGTGGCGCAAGGCCGGTTCGCATTGGCAACGCGGCGTACGAGCAGTTCCAGCTCGACGTGATCGGCGAGGTGGTGGACACCGTCCGGTTCGCAGCGAGCGTGCTCGGCCCTTCTATCTACGATCCCCAGCACACGCTCCGCGCCGCGCTCGGCATTGGCGAGTTCCTTCGAACCGGATGGCAGAAGCCCGATCGCGGCATTTGGGAGATGCGAGGGCCCGAGCGTTCGTTCACCGCGTCCAAGGTCGCCGCGTGGCGGGCCGTGGACGGCTGCATCGAGGTCATTGAGCGGCTCGATCCGAAGGAGCCCATCGGCCACCTCCGAAAGCTCCGGCAAGAGATCGTCGATGAGGTGTGCAGCAAGGGCTACAGCGAGGGGCTGAACACCTTCACGCAGTTCTATGGAAGCACCGACGTGGACGCGAGCCTCCTCATCATCCCCATCACCGGCTTCCTCCCGGTCCACGATTCCCGGGTGGTGGGCACGGTCGCGGCGATCGAGCGCGACCTGCTGCAGGACGGCCTGGTGCTGCGCTTTCGGCCCGTGGGAGACGTGGATGGGCTCACCGGTGAAGAGGGAACCTTTCTCGCCTGCTCGTTCTGGCTCGCCGACGCCTACGAGCTGATGGGGCGGCACGATGATGCCGTGCGGCTCTTCGAGCGCGTGGCTTCGTTGGCCAACGACCTCGGGCTGCTGTCGGAGGAGTACGACCCGCGGGGGCAACGGCAGCTGGGCAACTTCCCGCAGGCGTTCAGTCACTTCGAGTTGGTGCGGTCGGCATACCTCGTCTCGACGGGCAGCCTCACCGGGCGGCGAACCGTCCACTGA